One Acidimicrobiia bacterium genomic region harbors:
- a CDS encoding L,D-transpeptidase → MKTRQTTALLLTITLALTACGGTPATEETGPKESPVTTEAPAPSTTEAPAPTPTEAPAPTTEAPAPSTTETPAPTPTEAPVEETAFVPDPIYVARAIGTVEAYANPSDTDPAWTFEDTTDYGSTTVFLVNTVEGDWYNVDLPVRPNETSGWVHASQIELRTVTLTIVIDQSERTLTVNDGPDVVLETSVAIGSEENPSPTGEFFLTDKLLTGNPSGAYGPVAFGLSAFSDTLSSFAGGPGQIGIHGTNQQDSIGTASSHGCIRTPNEVALLLNDLLPLGTPVTIQA, encoded by the coding sequence ATGAAAACCCGCCAAACCACCGCACTTCTCCTAACCATCACTCTGGCGCTTACCGCTTGCGGAGGCACCCCGGCCACTGAAGAAACAGGCCCCAAAGAGTCGCCAGTTACCACCGAGGCACCGGCGCCGTCGACCACCGAAGCACCAGCACCAACCCCAACCGAAGCACCAGCACCAACCACTGAGGCACCGGCGCCGTCGACCACCGAAACACCTGCACCCACCCCAACCGAAGCACCAGTCGAAGAAACCGCATTCGTCCCCGACCCAATTTATGTAGCCCGAGCAATTGGCACCGTCGAGGCCTATGCCAACCCCAGCGACACCGACCCCGCCTGGACCTTCGAAGACACCACCGACTACGGCTCCACCACCGTGTTCCTTGTCAACACAGTAGAAGGCGACTGGTACAACGTGGACCTCCCGGTTCGCCCTAACGAAACCAGCGGTTGGGTACACGCCAGCCAAATAGAACTCCGCACCGTCACCTTGACCATCGTCATTGACCAATCAGAACGCACCCTCACCGTCAACGATGGCCCAGACGTAGTCCTCGAAACCTCAGTAGCGATCGGCAGCGAAGAAAACCCCAGCCCTACCGGCGAATTCTTCCTCACCGACAAACTCCTCACCGGCAACCCAAGTGGCGCCTACGGACCCGTCGCCTTCGGACTCTCCGCCTTCTCTGACACCCTGTCATCTTTTGCCGGTGGCCCCGGGCAAATAGGTATCCATGGCACCAACCAACAGGACTCCATCGGCACCGCCTCCTCACACGGATGCATCCGCACTCCTAACGAAGTAGCCCTTTTACTCAACGACCTTTTGCCCCTCGGCACACCAGTAACCATCCAAGCCTAA